The following coding sequences are from one Photobacterium angustum window:
- a CDS encoding ABC transporter permease — protein sequence MLKRSTEWLLPILGILFFVVIWHFSALQVKTSLGSLPGPVQTAEQFVLLVEDHLQEGEKEQAFYDRQEERNAKKLATDPDAKIKMRAYTGKATFFDQIVTSLVTVACGFILASVIAIPLGLVLGLNHKLYMAFNPIIQLLKPVSPLAWLPLVTMVVSASYVTKDPLVAKSFLNSMLTVTLCSLWPTLINTAVGVTNVDKDLVNVSRVLRLSYWQHIRTIVLPSAIPMIFTGLRLSIGIAWMVLIAAEMLAQNPGLGKFVWDEFQNGSAASLSRIMVAVVMIGFIGLMLDRLMLMIQKRVSWDKQQVLR from the coding sequence ATGTTAAAACGCTCAACCGAATGGTTACTACCTATATTAGGTATCTTGTTTTTTGTCGTGATTTGGCACTTTTCTGCACTACAAGTAAAAACTTCACTTGGTTCATTACCGGGACCTGTGCAAACTGCTGAACAGTTTGTGTTACTGGTTGAAGATCACCTGCAAGAGGGAGAAAAAGAGCAGGCTTTCTATGATCGTCAGGAAGAACGTAATGCTAAAAAATTAGCCACTGATCCTGATGCCAAGATTAAAATGCGTGCTTACACGGGGAAAGCGACATTCTTTGATCAAATAGTCACCAGTTTAGTGACCGTTGCTTGTGGCTTTATTTTAGCATCCGTTATTGCGATCCCATTGGGGTTAGTGCTTGGACTCAATCACAAGTTATACATGGCGTTTAACCCTATTATTCAATTATTAAAACCTGTTTCACCATTGGCATGGTTGCCTTTAGTGACCATGGTAGTAAGTGCAAGTTACGTAACGAAAGATCCGTTAGTCGCAAAATCCTTTCTTAATTCAATGCTTACCGTCACCTTATGCAGTTTATGGCCAACCTTAATTAATACGGCCGTTGGCGTAACGAATGTTGATAAAGATTTAGTCAATGTGAGTCGAGTATTGCGTTTATCTTATTGGCAGCATATCCGAACGATTGTTTTGCCCTCTGCAATTCCCATGATTTTTACCGGCTTAAGATTATCAATTGGTATCGCATGGATGGTACTTATTGCCGCAGAAATGCTCGCGCAAAATCCGGGATTAGGCAAGTTTGTATGGGACGAGTTTCAGAATGGCAGTGCAGCATCGTTAAGCCGAATTATGGTTGCGGTGGTGATGATTGGTTTTATTGGCTTAATGCTCGATAGATTAATGCTCATGATCCAAAAGCGTGTTTCATGGGATAAGCAGCAAGTGTTGCGATAA
- a CDS encoding ABC transporter ATP-binding protein, translated as MQKPLLELTQLGMRYPVATGEFVALKDVNLTVNKGEFISLIGHSGCGKSTVLDLIAGLQMPTDGGVIVSNKEVAGPGPDRAVVFQHHALLPWLTVYQNVELALKQVAIHQKQKVSKTLLNQQVMHYLELVQMTHASDKKPDEISGGMKQRVGIARALAMQPNVLLMDEPFGALDALTRAHLQDALMAIQAELNNTIIMITHDVDEAVLLSDRIVMMSNGPAATIGQVLAVDLPRPRNRVSLANNERYQYLRQQVLQFLYEKHCKVKPMTQPRTQEVA; from the coding sequence ATGCAAAAACCATTACTTGAGTTAACTCAATTAGGGATGCGTTACCCTGTCGCAACGGGCGAATTTGTTGCTTTGAAAGACGTTAATCTAACTGTCAATAAAGGAGAGTTTATTTCCTTAATTGGACATTCTGGTTGTGGTAAATCAACCGTGCTTGATTTAATCGCAGGTCTTCAGATGCCAACCGACGGTGGGGTTATTGTCAGTAATAAAGAAGTTGCAGGCCCGGGTCCTGATAGGGCGGTCGTCTTTCAGCATCACGCTTTATTACCGTGGTTAACGGTTTATCAAAATGTTGAGTTAGCGCTTAAACAGGTCGCGATACATCAAAAACAAAAAGTGAGTAAGACCTTACTTAATCAACAGGTGATGCACTACTTAGAGTTGGTGCAAATGACTCATGCTAGTGACAAAAAGCCTGATGAAATTTCTGGTGGTATGAAGCAGCGGGTAGGGATTGCTCGTGCTTTAGCGATGCAGCCCAATGTTTTACTGATGGATGAGCCATTTGGTGCTTTAGACGCACTGACAAGAGCACATCTGCAAGATGCCTTAATGGCAATTCAAGCTGAGCTTAATAATACCATCATTATGATCACCCACGATGTGGATGAAGCTGTGCTGTTATCTGATCGCATTGTGATGATGTCCAATGGTCCTGCAGCCACAATCGGTCAAGTATTAGCAGTTGATCTACCTCGCCCTAGAAATCGTGTTTCTCTCGCAAATAACGAACGGTATCAATATCTACGTCAGCAAGTTTTACAATTTTTATATGAGAAACACTGCAAAGTTAAGCCAATGACTCAGCCAAGAACGCAAGAAGTCGCGTAA
- the nirB gene encoding nitrite reductase large subunit NirB: MNNGMDKQHLIVIGNGMVGHHFIDQLVDKGGLVHYCITVIGEESVAAYDRVQLSAMFADKSQQDLMLGDVSWYQNQGIDLRLGQQVVEINRAQQTVNIRDVVTSELISLDYDKLVLATGSTPFVPPIKGNDRQNCFVYRTVDDLAAIKNACSQAKTGAVIGGGLLGLEAANALRLLGLETHVVEFAPRLMPVQLDDLAGDLLAKKITELGVHIHTDMRTEKITDGETATHRLWFENDTPLDVDVIVFSAGIRPQDTLARQCELEIGERGGIVIDDTCLTSDAHIYAIGECALWQARIFGLVAPGYSMARTVASQLVSDTEAKFVGADMSTKLKLLGVEVASIGDAQMRTEGAKEVVLQDSAGGRYKKLVVNADSTQILGAILVGDSSDYDALLQCYLNQIILTEHPAQLLFDTSMLAPSTDENSVVCSCHNVTRGALISQVQQGCHELGEIKQVTKAGTGCGGCSSMVKQIVDEQLASMGMEVNNHVCQHFSYTRQELFHLCQVEKIQDFETLLSTHGKGLGCDICKPTAASIFASLWNEHVLESPYQPLQDSNDAFLANIQKDGSYSVVPRVPGGEITPDKLITLGEVAKKYDLYTKITGGQRVDLFGAQLSQLPDIWAELIEAGFETGHAYGKSLRTVKSCVGSTWCRYGVDDSMALSIELENRYKGLRSPHKLKFAVSGCTRECAEAQSKDIGIIATEQGWNLYVGGNGGMRPRHGDLFAVDLDKPALIAYIDRILMFYVKTADRLQRTSVWLENLEGGLDYLKQVVIEDKLAINTSLEQQMEHVINSYQCEWKTTLSSEQKLNRFRQFVNLKDEEISLPYQRIRGQRIPIKEEL; encoded by the coding sequence ATGAACAACGGAATGGATAAACAACATCTTATTGTGATTGGTAATGGCATGGTGGGGCACCACTTTATTGATCAATTAGTCGATAAAGGCGGTTTAGTACACTATTGCATTACGGTTATTGGTGAAGAGTCGGTAGCGGCTTACGATCGGGTGCAATTATCAGCGATGTTTGCTGATAAATCTCAACAAGATCTTATGTTGGGTGATGTGTCGTGGTATCAAAACCAAGGTATAGATTTACGGCTAGGGCAACAAGTTGTTGAGATCAATCGCGCTCAGCAAACGGTTAATATTCGTGATGTGGTTACCTCTGAGCTGATTAGCTTAGACTATGACAAATTAGTGTTAGCGACGGGATCAACACCATTTGTTCCGCCGATTAAAGGCAACGATCGTCAAAATTGCTTTGTTTATCGCACTGTTGATGATCTTGCGGCGATAAAGAATGCCTGTTCACAAGCCAAAACTGGCGCTGTTATTGGCGGTGGGTTACTTGGGCTTGAAGCGGCAAATGCCTTACGTTTATTAGGTTTAGAAACCCATGTCGTTGAGTTTGCTCCTCGATTAATGCCTGTTCAGTTAGATGATTTAGCGGGTGATTTACTGGCAAAGAAAATCACTGAATTAGGCGTTCATATCCACACAGATATGCGTACAGAAAAGATAACTGATGGGGAAACCGCCACTCATCGTTTATGGTTTGAAAATGATACGCCATTAGATGTCGATGTGATTGTTTTTTCTGCAGGGATAAGACCGCAAGACACCCTTGCTCGCCAATGTGAATTAGAGATTGGCGAACGTGGCGGTATTGTGATTGACGATACCTGCTTAACCAGTGATGCACATATTTACGCGATTGGTGAATGTGCGTTATGGCAAGCTCGAATTTTTGGTCTTGTTGCACCAGGTTATAGCATGGCGCGTACTGTTGCTTCGCAATTAGTTAGCGATACAGAGGCTAAGTTTGTTGGTGCGGATATGAGCACCAAATTGAAACTATTAGGCGTTGAAGTGGCTTCTATCGGTGATGCACAGATGCGCACTGAAGGGGCGAAAGAAGTTGTATTGCAAGACAGTGCTGGTGGACGTTACAAGAAGCTAGTTGTGAATGCTGATAGTACTCAAATTCTAGGCGCTATTTTAGTGGGAGATAGCAGCGATTATGACGCCTTATTACAATGTTATTTAAATCAGATAATATTAACCGAGCACCCAGCACAACTGTTATTTGATACTTCAATGTTAGCGCCATCCACTGATGAAAATAGTGTGGTTTGTTCATGTCATAACGTTACTCGAGGCGCATTAATCAGCCAAGTACAGCAGGGGTGTCACGAACTCGGTGAAATTAAACAAGTGACGAAAGCGGGTACAGGTTGTGGCGGCTGTAGCTCCATGGTTAAACAGATTGTTGATGAGCAATTAGCGAGCATGGGAATGGAAGTAAACAATCATGTTTGCCAGCACTTTTCTTATACTCGCCAAGAGCTTTTCCATTTATGCCAAGTGGAAAAAATTCAAGATTTTGAAACCTTACTCTCTACTCATGGAAAAGGGTTAGGTTGTGATATATGTAAGCCAACAGCAGCATCAATTTTTGCTTCATTATGGAATGAGCATGTTCTCGAATCACCTTATCAACCTCTGCAAGATTCTAACGATGCTTTTCTCGCAAATATTCAAAAGGATGGCAGCTATTCAGTTGTGCCTCGTGTCCCCGGCGGTGAAATTACCCCCGATAAATTAATCACCCTTGGTGAAGTGGCCAAAAAATATGATTTATATACCAAAATCACAGGTGGACAACGGGTTGATTTGTTTGGCGCACAATTATCACAATTACCTGATATTTGGGCTGAGTTAATTGAGGCGGGTTTTGAAACGGGTCACGCCTATGGTAAATCATTACGAACCGTTAAATCTTGCGTTGGTTCGACGTGGTGTCGCTATGGGGTTGATGATTCAATGGCACTCTCGATTGAATTAGAAAATCGTTATAAAGGGTTACGCTCACCGCACAAATTGAAATTTGCTGTCTCAGGTTGTACCCGAGAATGCGCAGAAGCACAAAGTAAAGACATTGGCATTATTGCAACAGAGCAGGGCTGGAACCTCTATGTTGGCGGTAATGGTGGTATGCGTCCACGTCATGGCGATCTATTTGCTGTTGATTTAGATAAACCCGCCTTGATTGCTTATATCGATAGAATTTTAATGTTTTATGTAAAAACAGCTGATCGTCTACAACGAACATCAGTGTGGCTAGAAAATTTAGAAGGTGGGCTCGATTATCTCAAACAAGTGGTTATTGAAGATAAACTTGCCATCAACACCTCATTAGAACAGCAAATGGAACATGTTATTAATAGTTATCAATGTGAATGGAAAACAACCTTATCATCAGAGCAAAAACTGAACCGCTTTCGTCAGTTTGTCAATCTCAAAGATGAAGAGATCTCTTTACCATATCAACGTATTAGAGGTCAGCGTATCCCTATTAAGGAGGAATTATGA
- a CDS encoding ANTAR domain-containing response regulator: protein MSVIPIIICSDSQEEQSKIAQRVAIDFRVVIEVKFNQLAGMLSQYPDATIVTSWLQPCAELKEIIKLTSLNSTPLIVFIRKFNINTFNILPDPEGYLLLPSTVDCEFETWIGRAKQVRDNQIKLTQEIADLEQKIMDKKWIDKAKGLLQKHHGLNENQAHDALRKAAMDNGLPMVKIARNLISTLQKTEQY from the coding sequence ATGTCAGTTATCCCTATTATTATTTGCAGCGACAGCCAAGAAGAACAAAGCAAAATAGCGCAGCGTGTTGCCATTGATTTCCGCGTTGTTATCGAGGTTAAGTTTAATCAATTAGCTGGGATGTTATCGCAATATCCTGACGCTACTATTGTGACCTCATGGCTACAGCCTTGTGCTGAATTAAAAGAGATCATTAAACTCACTTCTTTAAATAGTACGCCGCTTATTGTTTTTATTCGTAAGTTTAATATTAATACTTTCAATATATTACCAGATCCTGAAGGGTATTTATTATTGCCATCAACGGTTGACTGCGAGTTTGAAACGTGGATTGGGCGAGCAAAACAAGTACGTGATAACCAAATAAAACTGACGCAGGAAATTGCAGATTTAGAGCAAAAAATCATGGATAAAAAATGGATCGATAAAGCGAAAGGCTTACTCCAAAAGCACCATGGTCTTAATGAAAATCAAGCTCATGACGCACTACGAAAAGCGGCGATGGATAATGGTTTGCCGATGGTGAAAATAGCGAGAAACTTAATCTCAACATTACAGAAAACCGAACAATATTAG
- a CDS encoding CmpA/NrtA family ABC transporter substrate-binding protein, whose translation MAIKGLMQLIKKSYGVSLSVLLFGALTVNASPLVLGEPEKEELKLGFIKLTDMAPLAIAYEKGYFEDEGLYVSLEAQANWKVLLDRVIDGELDGAHMLAGQPLGATIGIGTKAPIITAFSMDLNGNAITVSNEVWQQIKPQLPVDENGKVIHPIKAEALKPVLEHYKDTGKPFQMGMVFPVSTHNYELRYWLAAAGINPGFYAPEKGDNSGQREAEILLNVTPPPQMPATMEAGTIQGYSVGEPWNQQAVAKKIGVPIIADNDIWKNNPEKVFGVTESWAKENPNTHIRLVKALIRAAAWLDHNGNENRAEASKILARSEYVGADEKVIANSMTGSFEYEAGDIRPAPDFNVFFRYNATYPYYSDAVWSLTQMRRWGQIPQAKPDSWYIDIAKQVYRPDIYRLAVNALISDGLMKQSDFSDVDNETGFRPPHNHFIDNITYDGRSPNAYLEQFSIGLKGDQQI comes from the coding sequence ATGGCTATAAAAGGACTCATGCAGCTCATCAAAAAATCGTACGGCGTCAGTTTATCTGTTTTGCTGTTTGGGGCGTTAACGGTCAATGCATCGCCGTTGGTGTTAGGAGAGCCTGAGAAAGAAGAACTAAAACTAGGCTTTATTAAACTTACGGATATGGCACCGCTGGCTATTGCTTATGAGAAGGGCTATTTCGAAGACGAAGGCTTGTATGTCTCACTAGAAGCTCAAGCGAATTGGAAGGTGCTACTTGATCGCGTGATTGATGGCGAGTTAGATGGCGCGCATATGCTGGCAGGTCAACCTCTCGGTGCAACAATCGGTATTGGTACCAAAGCACCGATAATTACGGCATTTAGCATGGATCTAAATGGTAACGCGATCACTGTTTCCAATGAAGTATGGCAACAAATTAAGCCACAATTACCGGTTGATGAGAATGGAAAAGTTATCCATCCGATTAAAGCTGAAGCGTTAAAGCCTGTACTGGAACATTACAAAGATACCGGAAAGCCATTTCAAATGGGTATGGTTTTCCCTGTATCAACCCATAACTACGAATTACGTTATTGGTTAGCAGCCGCTGGGATCAATCCTGGTTTTTATGCCCCTGAAAAAGGCGATAACAGTGGCCAACGTGAAGCTGAAATCTTACTTAATGTCACGCCACCACCGCAAATGCCAGCCACTATGGAAGCAGGAACAATTCAAGGATATAGCGTTGGTGAACCTTGGAACCAACAAGCGGTAGCGAAAAAAATTGGTGTACCGATCATTGCTGATAATGATATTTGGAAGAATAACCCAGAGAAAGTCTTTGGTGTGACGGAATCATGGGCGAAAGAAAACCCTAATACGCATATTCGTTTAGTTAAAGCCTTAATTCGTGCGGCGGCGTGGCTTGATCATAATGGAAATGAGAATCGTGCTGAGGCTTCAAAGATACTTGCTCGTAGTGAGTATGTAGGGGCAGATGAAAAGGTAATAGCGAATAGCATGACAGGGAGCTTTGAATATGAGGCTGGTGATATTAGACCTGCACCCGATTTCAACGTGTTCTTTCGTTATAACGCAACTTACCCTTATTACAGTGATGCTGTTTGGTCATTAACCCAAATGCGTCGCTGGGGACAAATACCACAAGCAAAACCTGATAGCTGGTATATCGATATCGCCAAACAAGTTTATCGTCCTGATATTTATCGATTAGCAGTTAATGCGCTGATTTCAGACGGCCTGATGAAGCAATCAGATTTTTCAGACGTCGATAACGAAACGGGTTTTCGCCCTCCTCATAATCATTTCATTGACAATATTACCTATGACGGACGTAGCCCTAATGCGTATCTCGAGCAATTTTCGATTGGCTTAAAAGGCGATCAGCAGATCTAA
- a CDS encoding HlyD family secretion protein translates to MRLIIKLYTLLFISALTMGCTQQESKLALGTLERDQIKLTSTANEIITSLPIKEGSDVKKGDVLVTLRSLQQQSRLDKARASQQQAEFYLKRLTNGARPEDIAEAQALVVQNQANLEEKQDAYVRFQKLFKKRVVSAADRERVLAQRDIAQAELTVAENKLKKLLNGERLEDIKQAQAGLLAAKSEVQLQQELLNDYTIKATRDGLLESLPFHVGDRVASNNTVAILSAHTVPYARVYVPEPYRVKLKAGDILKVHIDGLEKSYQGTLRWIATQPSFTPYYALSGDDRSRLVYLAEIDLPPDGKDLPAGIPVQVEMP, encoded by the coding sequence ATGCGACTAATAATAAAATTATATACATTATTATTTATCTCAGCGTTAACGATGGGCTGTACCCAACAAGAAAGTAAGTTGGCATTAGGAACATTGGAAAGAGATCAAATCAAACTAACGTCAACCGCTAATGAAATCATTACCTCGTTACCGATTAAAGAAGGAAGTGACGTTAAAAAAGGCGATGTGCTCGTTACCTTAAGGTCTTTACAGCAGCAAAGTCGATTAGATAAAGCACGTGCATCGCAACAACAAGCCGAGTTTTATTTAAAGCGTTTAACCAATGGTGCTAGGCCAGAAGATATTGCTGAAGCCCAAGCTTTAGTTGTCCAAAATCAAGCAAATCTCGAAGAAAAACAAGATGCATATGTTCGATTTCAAAAGCTCTTTAAAAAACGAGTTGTTTCGGCCGCAGATCGAGAGCGTGTTTTGGCACAAAGAGATATAGCTCAAGCTGAATTGACAGTCGCTGAGAATAAACTCAAAAAATTACTTAATGGCGAGCGTTTAGAAGACATTAAACAAGCGCAGGCGGGACTGTTAGCGGCAAAATCTGAAGTGCAATTACAGCAAGAATTATTAAATGACTATACGATTAAAGCAACGCGAGATGGTTTACTTGAAAGTTTGCCATTTCATGTGGGAGACAGAGTAGCTTCAAACAACACGGTTGCAATTTTAAGCGCGCATACTGTCCCTTACGCACGTGTTTATGTACCTGAACCTTATCGAGTTAAATTGAAAGCTGGTGATATTCTTAAGGTACACATTGATGGACTTGAAAAGAGTTATCAGGGAACACTGCGCTGGATTGCTACCCAACCTTCATTTACACCTTATTATGCGTTAAGCGGTGATGATCGCTCTCGTTTAGTTTATCTCGCAGAAATCGATCTACCGCCAGATGGTAAAGATCTACCAGCCGGTATTCCTGTACAAGTGGAGATGCCGTAA
- the nirD gene encoding nitrite reductase small subunit NirD produces MSDVMEIPQSIKSDLRWVKICHKDDLVPNSGIAALVNQQQIALYYLPKQNNVVYAVDNWDPIAEAYVMSRGIIGDQDGVLCVASPLLKQHYDLATGKCLEVPEHTLGTWKTRWNNNELWLYTG; encoded by the coding sequence ATGAGTGATGTAATGGAAATACCTCAATCAATAAAATCAGATCTTCGTTGGGTTAAGATCTGCCATAAAGATGATTTAGTTCCTAACTCTGGTATTGCCGCCTTAGTGAATCAACAACAAATTGCACTGTATTACCTGCCTAAACAAAATAACGTGGTCTATGCCGTTGATAATTGGGATCCTATTGCAGAAGCTTATGTCATGAGTCGCGGCATTATTGGTGATCAAGATGGTGTGCTATGTGTCGCCTCACCATTATTGAAACAACATTATGATCTGGCGACAGGGAAGTGCTTAGAAGTCCCTGAGCATACCCTAGGTACATGGAAAACTCGCTGGAACAATAACGAGTTATGGCTTTATACAGGCTAG
- the cobA gene encoding uroporphyrinogen-III C-methyltransferase: MDDFSTIKRTAKQVLKSRFQPHDDQGYKKVLRPLSSTSRKPDRGFVSLVGAGPSDPDLLTIKALRALEQADVVVYDRLVSQDIIALANPEAIHIYVGKRCGKPSLSQEEINQILISEALKGQYVVRIKGGDPLIFGRGGEEALALVDANINYEFIPGITAAIGCAASAGIPLTHREVSRSVTLVTGHVATGAFNAWSQLVANGQTLVFYMGLEKAQQIQNQLTEAKLSEETPVAVICHGCSVNQAVYIEQLKGLAALAEDLKGESPALIIIGDVVALREQLQRTARQLTEQVCLL, translated from the coding sequence ATGGATGATTTTTCAACAATCAAACGTACCGCTAAACAAGTATTAAAAAGCCGATTCCAGCCTCATGACGATCAGGGGTATAAAAAGGTACTGAGACCGCTTTCATCGACAAGTCGTAAGCCTGATCGCGGATTTGTAAGTTTAGTGGGAGCAGGCCCGAGCGATCCTGATTTATTAACGATAAAAGCATTACGCGCACTTGAGCAAGCCGATGTTGTCGTTTATGACCGTTTAGTTAGCCAAGATATTATTGCGTTAGCCAACCCTGAAGCTATCCACATTTATGTGGGTAAGCGTTGTGGTAAACCGAGTTTATCGCAAGAGGAAATTAATCAGATCTTGATATCAGAAGCACTTAAAGGACAGTACGTGGTGAGAATTAAAGGAGGCGATCCTTTGATTTTCGGACGAGGAGGAGAAGAAGCCTTAGCCTTGGTGGATGCAAATATTAATTATGAGTTCATTCCAGGTATTACTGCCGCGATTGGCTGCGCGGCTTCTGCTGGTATTCCTCTTACTCACCGTGAAGTTTCGCGTTCCGTTACCTTAGTCACAGGACATGTAGCAACTGGGGCTTTTAATGCGTGGTCGCAACTTGTCGCGAATGGGCAAACTTTAGTGTTTTATATGGGGCTAGAGAAAGCACAACAGATACAAAACCAATTGACTGAGGCCAAGTTAAGTGAAGAGACGCCTGTTGCTGTGATCTGTCATGGCTGCTCCGTTAATCAAGCTGTCTATATTGAACAACTTAAAGGACTCGCGGCATTAGCCGAAGACCTTAAAGGTGAATCCCCAGCCTTGATCATCATCGGTGATGTGGTGGCGTTACGTGAGCAGTTACAGCGCACAGCAAGGCAATTAACTGAGCAAGTGTGTTTGCTTTAA